In Leucoraja erinacea ecotype New England chromosome 15, Leri_hhj_1, whole genome shotgun sequence, the following proteins share a genomic window:
- the bnip3 gene encoding BCL2/adenovirus E1B 19 kDa protein-interacting protein 3 isoform X3, whose product MQHNTRGHGSWVELHYSNSIHNGAQEQVPAPISILNGEMERILLDAQHESGRTSSRGSSHCDSPPRSLTPHQNRCGSEMDAHSIGEKNSSQSEEDYLERKSEVENIMKKNADWIWDWSSRPENIPPKTREFQFKHPKRTGTLSMRNTGVMKKGGIFSAEFLKVFLPSLLISHILAIGLGIYIGRRISTPSSAV is encoded by the exons ATGCAACACAACACCAGAGGACACG GTTCTTGGGTTGAGTTGCACTATAGTAACAGCATACACAATGGAGCTCAGGAGCAGGTTCCAGCACCCATTTCCATCCTCAATGGagaaatggaaagaatacttctAGATGCTCAACATGAATCTGGTCGTACCAGCTCCAGAGGGAGTTCCCACTGTGACAG cCCTCCACGTTCCTTGACTCCACATCAAAATCGCTGTGGGTCGGAGATGGATGCGCACAGTATTGGGGAGAAAAACAGTTCACAG TCTGAGGAAGATTACCTGGAAAGAAAAAGCGAGGTAGAAAATATAATGAAGAAAAATGCTGACTGGATATGGGATTGGTCAAGCAGACCAGAAAATATCCCTCCAAA AACTAGGGAATTCCAGTTCAAACACCCGAAACGCACTGGGACTCTTAGTATGAGGAATACTGGCGTCATGAAAAAAGGTGGTATTTTCTCAGCTGAGTTTCTGAAAGTCTTCTTGCCTTCACTGCTCATCTCCCACATATTGGCCATTGGTTTGGG AATCTATATAGGCCGGCGCATAAGTACTCCATCTAGTGCTGTTTAA
- the bnip3 gene encoding BCL2/adenovirus E1B 19 kDa protein-interacting protein 3 isoform X4 — MSDRLSNQDEGLQGSWVELHYSNSIHNGAQEQVPAPISILNGEMERILLDAQHESGRTSSRGSSHCDSPPRSLTPHQNRCGSEMDAHSIGEKNSSQSEEDYLERKSEVENIMKKNADWIWDWSSRPENIPPKIYIGRRISTPSSAV; from the exons GTTCTTGGGTTGAGTTGCACTATAGTAACAGCATACACAATGGAGCTCAGGAGCAGGTTCCAGCACCCATTTCCATCCTCAATGGagaaatggaaagaatacttctAGATGCTCAACATGAATCTGGTCGTACCAGCTCCAGAGGGAGTTCCCACTGTGACAG cCCTCCACGTTCCTTGACTCCACATCAAAATCGCTGTGGGTCGGAGATGGATGCGCACAGTATTGGGGAGAAAAACAGTTCACAG TCTGAGGAAGATTACCTGGAAAGAAAAAGCGAGGTAGAAAATATAATGAAGAAAAATGCTGACTGGATATGGGATTGGTCAAGCAGACCAGAAAATATCCCTCCAAA AATCTATATAGGCCGGCGCATAAGTACTCCATCTAGTGCTGTTTAA
- the bnip3 gene encoding BCL2/adenovirus E1B 19 kDa protein-interacting protein 3 isoform X1, with translation MSDRLSNQDEGLQGSWVELHYSNSIHNGAQEQVPAPISILNGEMERILLDAQHESGRTSSRGSSHCDSPPRSLTPHQNRCGSEMDAHSIGEKNSSQSEEDYLERKSEVENIMKKNADWIWDWSSRPENIPPKTREFQFKHPKRTGTLSMRNTGVMKKGGIFSAEFLKVFLPSLLISHILAIGLGIYIGRRISTPSSAV, from the exons GTTCTTGGGTTGAGTTGCACTATAGTAACAGCATACACAATGGAGCTCAGGAGCAGGTTCCAGCACCCATTTCCATCCTCAATGGagaaatggaaagaatacttctAGATGCTCAACATGAATCTGGTCGTACCAGCTCCAGAGGGAGTTCCCACTGTGACAG cCCTCCACGTTCCTTGACTCCACATCAAAATCGCTGTGGGTCGGAGATGGATGCGCACAGTATTGGGGAGAAAAACAGTTCACAG TCTGAGGAAGATTACCTGGAAAGAAAAAGCGAGGTAGAAAATATAATGAAGAAAAATGCTGACTGGATATGGGATTGGTCAAGCAGACCAGAAAATATCCCTCCAAA AACTAGGGAATTCCAGTTCAAACACCCGAAACGCACTGGGACTCTTAGTATGAGGAATACTGGCGTCATGAAAAAAGGTGGTATTTTCTCAGCTGAGTTTCTGAAAGTCTTCTTGCCTTCACTGCTCATCTCCCACATATTGGCCATTGGTTTGGG AATCTATATAGGCCGGCGCATAAGTACTCCATCTAGTGCTGTTTAA
- the bnip3 gene encoding BCL2/adenovirus E1B 19 kDa protein-interacting protein 3 isoform X2: protein MSDRLSNQDEGLQGSWVELHYSNSIHNGAQEQVPAPISILNGEMERILLDAQHESGRTSSRGSSHCDSPPRSLTPHQNRCGSEMDAHSIGEKNSSQSEEDYLERKSEVENIMKKNADWIWDWSSRPENIPPKEFQFKHPKRTGTLSMRNTGVMKKGGIFSAEFLKVFLPSLLISHILAIGLGIYIGRRISTPSSAV, encoded by the exons GTTCTTGGGTTGAGTTGCACTATAGTAACAGCATACACAATGGAGCTCAGGAGCAGGTTCCAGCACCCATTTCCATCCTCAATGGagaaatggaaagaatacttctAGATGCTCAACATGAATCTGGTCGTACCAGCTCCAGAGGGAGTTCCCACTGTGACAG cCCTCCACGTTCCTTGACTCCACATCAAAATCGCTGTGGGTCGGAGATGGATGCGCACAGTATTGGGGAGAAAAACAGTTCACAG TCTGAGGAAGATTACCTGGAAAGAAAAAGCGAGGTAGAAAATATAATGAAGAAAAATGCTGACTGGATATGGGATTGGTCAAGCAGACCAGAAAATATCCCTCCAAA GGAATTCCAGTTCAAACACCCGAAACGCACTGGGACTCTTAGTATGAGGAATACTGGCGTCATGAAAAAAGGTGGTATTTTCTCAGCTGAGTTTCTGAAAGTCTTCTTGCCTTCACTGCTCATCTCCCACATATTGGCCATTGGTTTGGG AATCTATATAGGCCGGCGCATAAGTACTCCATCTAGTGCTGTTTAA